The genomic DNA TGGGACTCACCCAGCCCGGCATGATCATCGTCTGCGGCGACAGCCACACCAGCACCCACGGGGCCTTCGGTGCGCTGGCCTTTGGCATCGGAACATCGGAAGTTGAGCACGTGCTGGCCACACAGTGTTTGCCTCAGCATAAGCCCCACACCATGGAAATCCGGGTGAAGGGAGCGCTGCCCGAGACTGTTGGCGCAAAAGACCTTGCCTTGGGAATCATCGCGCAAATCAAGACCGACGGCGCGACTGGACACGTGATCGAATACGCAGGCGAAGCCGTGCGCTCGCTTACCATGGAAGGCCGCCTGACGCTGTGCAACATGAGCATTGAAGGCGGAGCGCGCGCCGGCATGATTGCTCCTGACGACACGACGTTTGCCTATCTTGAAGGCCGCCGCTTCGCTCCGAAAGGCAAGGCGTGGAACGAGGCGCTCGATTACTGGCGCAGCCTCCCCACCGATGCGGGTGCAAAGTTCGATACCACGGTTGAGATAGATGCAGCCAAGCTCGCGCCTTTCGTGACCTGGGGAACCAATCCGGGAATGGCCGCGCCCGTCACTTCGCGTGTTCCCAGCCCGCAGGATGCCAAGAACGATTCTGACCGCAAGGCAACCGAGCGTGCCCTGGAATACATGGGCCTGAAGCCGGGAGTCAACCTTGAAGATATTTCGGTGGACCGCGTCTTCATCGGCTCCTGCACCAACGGACGCATTGAAGATCTGCGCGCCGCCGCCCGCGTGTTGCGCGGATACAAAATTAACCCTCATGTGCGCGCCATGGTTGTGCCCGGCTCGCAGGTAGTGAAGCAAGCCGCCGAGCGCGAGGGGCTCGATTCTATTTTCCGCGCAGCCGGTTTTGAGTGGCGCGAATCGGGATGCTCCATGTGCCTGGGCATGAACCCCGACATTCTCGCCTCGGGTGAGCGCTGTGCCTCCACCAGCAACCGCAACTTTGAAGGCCGCCAGGGTGCGGGTGGACGCACGCACCTTGTCAGTCCCATGATGGCCGCGGCCGCGGCCGTGACCGGACACTTTACCGACATCCGTAATTGGGAATTTAAGGACTAACAGGACCATGGAAGCATTTCGCACACATACCGGGTTGCCCGTCCCGCTCGACCGCGACGACGTTGATACCGACCAGATTATCCCCAAACAATTCCTGAAGCGCATCGAGCGCTCCGGCTACGGCGATTTTCTTTTCTACGACTGGCGTTACCTCTCGCCCGAAAAGCCGCGCCCTGATTTTGTGTTGAACAGCCCGCGCTATAAAGGCGCCTCCATTTTGATTGCCGGCCGCAACTTCGGCTGCGGCTCTTCCCGCGAGCATGCCGCCTGGGCGCTCGCCGACTACGGCATCCGCGTGGTCATTGCTTCTACCTATGCCGATATTTTCCGCAACAACGCCGGCAAAAACGGCCTGCTTGCCGTGGTGCTGACACCGGAACAAGTTGCTGAAATAACCCAGCGCGCACAGACCCGCGAGGGCTATCGCCTCGCAGTTTCGCTTGAAGACATGACCGTAAAAGATGATGCCGGCTTCCAGGCAAGTTTCCAAATCGAAGCCTTCACCCGCTACTGCCTGCTCGAAGGGCTGGACGATATCGGACTCACCCTGCGCCACCAACCTCAGATCGAGGCCTACGAAGCCTCGCGAAAGGCCAAGAGCTGGCTGCCGGCGGTGCGCTGATTCGCATTTGCATGCTGAAACAGGTTTTATGTTTTCGCCCTTTACTGCGTTGCCCTTTTCCACGAAGCCCAGCAAGTTTCAAGGTTATAATCTCCGGCATGGCGCTGAATCTAGCTAACCTGGACGAGGCCACTCGACAATTCATGCTGGAAGAAATCGAGTACGACATCGCCCAAAACAAGTTGCAGTACAGCCCGCGTCTGAGTGCGGCCGGGAAGCAACTTTATCCAGACATGTTGCGGCGAGCAGCGCGCAAGGGCACCAACCTCACTCTTGCCGGAGAACTTCGTGTTCCCGGTCGCCTGAACAAAACGGAAGAGAGAAAAACCCCGAAAGGCGCTACGGCCGTCGCGCAGGTGCCGGTGACAGCGGCAGACACACTTGCAGAAGACGAGTTCAGCCGGTTTTATGCGCGCGGATTGTGCCGCCGCGCAGAGGCACAAGGAGTTGATACGCTGGTTGTATATCGCGCCCGGGAAGTAATCAATCCGCACCCGGAATCAGCAGAACTCATTGGCAGGAGCCTTTCCGCGAAGCAGTTCCTTGAATATCTACGGGACAGCGCTGACACGGATGCGGCATTGGGACTTCCTCCAGGGCCACACTCTGGATTGAGTGTAAAACTGCCCGAGACGGCCAGCGGCACAGAACCAAGGATGGCAGAAAAAGATTGAGAAAGAGCTCAACCGGGATTACTAACTGAGCAGGTATTGCTTTCACTTCCCATCCCACCCAACTTCATCCATATTCGGCGTTGGCACACGCCCGCGCACTTCGACCAGCATCTCACGCAAAGGCAGAATAGGCGCTTTGCCCGCAAGCTGACGCGACATTAACCGGTGTGCCAGCACCACGTTGATAGCTGCGCTCAGGTTCAGGCAAAAGTGCGCTGGAATATGCAGGAACCTGTGGCACAGCCGGCGAATCACCTGGGGAACCCTGCCATCCTCCGGGCCAAAAACGTAGACGGCATTTTCCGGATGCTCAAAGGTTGTCAGCGGCTCTGAGTTCTCAAATACTTCAACACACACCGGAACGCAGTCTTTGGGAAGCAACTCAAACGGCCGCTCATCATTGCGGAAATCAACGTGTTTGTAACCCTTCATGCGCTCTTCGCGCGGCAGGCGCGAGTACTTGGCAGGATTGACTCTCTCTCCCGTCCATACCAGCGACTTGACCTCGAAGCACGCGCACGCACGAATGGCCGCGCCCACGTTGTGCGGGTATTTAGGATCAATAATGACTACCGCCGGGATCTCCATATGTCCCCTATTCGTGTCTAGATTACAACTTTGAGGGTGTCATAAGAAAAAAATAGGCGCCCAATTTTTAGGACGCCCATTCTCATTTCCCTTAAAACTTCTTGCTGCGACTCAATAAGTCGTTCAGTGCAAATCGCCTGCGGGCAGATGCAATCCAGGCAGAGTTTGCGTGCCTTCTTTGCGAACGGCTTGCAGCTCGCGCGGGTCGAGTCCGAGAGCTTTCAGGATCGTCGGGGCAATCTGCGAGGTCTCGACCGGGCTGCTCACCGTTACCGGAGAAAGCCCAGGATTCGCTACCAGCAGCAGGACATGGGTATCATCCTGATTGAAGCCGCCGTGCTCGGCAACCTTTTTCTTCTTGCCGGTGTAAACCACGCCGACGTGAGGAGTGACGATGATATCGGGCGTGCGCGGGTCTTTATCGGCTGGGTTGAAGAACAGATTAATGTAAGGCCCGGAGAGGATCTCGCCGATGCCAGCCTTGTCGGCGTTGGCTTCAAGCGTAGCCACGGCGCTCTCCGTCTGGCTCTGGTCGGCGAGCCAGATCAGCGACTCGTCGTCTTCGATGGATTGTGCGACCAGCGGGCCAAGGATCGTGGCCGGCGACGAGTCCGCGGGATTATCCGCCGGAATGCGCAGCACTCGATGTGGATCAATCGCCGACTGCCCATGCTTTGCGCTGACGATAATCAAAGTTGACTCCAGGAGGTCCTGCTTCTTCAGCTCAGCAACCAGTTGCCCGATTGACTTGTCAACAAATTCGATCTCGCTCAGCAATCCGTCGCTCGGTCTGCCCAACGCATCTTTGTAACCACCGGTTTGGCCTATCACTTTTTCAACCAGCTTTTGTCCGACGCTTACAGCTTGAAAGTTAAATCCGAAAACGTTGGGTACAGGGGCTGCAGCGCTGCCATCGTGCGTCTTGCCATCAATCTGGTTGAGAGTGGCGCGCACGTGGAGAGTGTCATAGCACTGAATGTTCTGGAAGCTCGTGGTCCAGTCGTCACCCGGGGTCGCTGCGGCCTGGTCGGGCAGCGGGCTGCAACCCGCTATCTGCGGCAGAGGTACGGGAATGGAGTTGATCTCCGGCCCGTAGAAGTCGTTCAGGCCGTTGCCGCTTGGTCCTTTGACCAGCTCATATGCGGGATGCTTGTCGGTCCACGCGGTGTATCCACCAGCCGCTTTTACTACCTCGAAGATAGTGTTCACACGCAGAAACTGGTGAGGGAAGACCGGCGCACAGCCTTTGCTCGGGTCACGCGGCAGGAAGTCAGGATTGATTCCACCCGCGCCATCGAGCTTGCTCAAATCAAAATCATCAGACTCGTCGAAGCCCACCGGCGTGCCGATCTGGCCCGGGCAAGCGCCTCCGGGGATGCCGTTGGCTGTGTCCTTGACCGGGGGCGACAAGCTACGGTCATAGCTTACGTCGTAAAAAACCCCGGTGGAGCGCGGCGAGCCTCCGGTCAACTGCGCCAGCAGACCAGGAAAGGAATCCGAGGGTTTGGAACTGGAAGCCTGAATGTAGCTCACGCCATTTTGCGAGAGCTGCGCGAGATGCGGGCAATAGGGCTTGCCGCCGTTCACACCACTGATACCCTTGGCGCAATTGGCGAAGTCCAGCGCGTGCATTCCATCAACGCTGATCAGCAGAACGTGGCGGATTCCGTGATCGTCGTCCCGCCCGCCGTCGTGGTCACCGGCGTAGAGCCGCGGGGTGGTGGCTGCTGCCAGCAGAAAAATTCCGGTAAGTAGAACGGTCTTGAGTTTTATCATTTTGGTCATTCGATCTTTCTCCTCTGGGGTTGAGATATGGTTTGGTTTCGATTGAAACCAGTAATGAATGTAAAGATTGAGCGTCTGGTAAGGTCCAGGACCGGTTTCTTTCTCGAGCGAGGTACAAACACACTGCGAGGGTCGCTCAATTCTTTCCGCTAAGTTTTACTTTTTGAGTGTTAGAAAATTGTTACAGCGCGATGAAATTCTGATGAATTGCTGGTTACAGATGGTTTGGCCATGTGCGCTTCGGACCAACGGGCAATCAGAAGGGATGGCCCGTAACAGATCCACTTCAAAGCTCGAGGTTACTATGGCTTTGAACCTTTGGAAAAGTCGGTCAGAGGTATTCCGCGCCAATGGCTCTTGTCATAGTCGAAGTAAACAAGACCGTCGCGATAATCAATTTTCATTGCCGTGAACCCCAACGCCGTAATCCCCAGGATGCCCGACACCTCGGTGCCCGGATACCTGCTTGTCTTGGAAAGGTCGAAGGCCGTGATGGCGTCATTTTCTTTACGAAGGTTGCCAAATTCGAGCGCGATGTCACTCGTGGTGTAGACGTGTTTGACAGATCCGCTCAAACCTCGAATCCGCGCGTTGGACTCGTAGAGTCTCTTGACTTCGCGCGCCGCCTCCAGAGAAATCTGACTCGTAGGGAAGCCCGTGTCAATAAGGAACATTTTTTTTGGCGCTAGGTCTGCTACCGTGGTTGGAATCAACAGGAAATGCCCGAAGCGCCAGATTTTGGTGTACGACTGCATCTCGGGAGCCACATAGGGATCATGCGGCTCCGGAGTGGCGGCAGAATCTTCTTCATTGTCCGAGTTTGTACTCAGGCTCGCGGTTCCCTCTTTTTCATCAGGACGCTTCGGCAACTCCTCGAGCTTTAACTTCTGGTTGGGAAAGTCAAGGACAACAAGATAGTCTCTGAAAACATCAGCGCCGATCAGGCCATCGTCATCGAGGACCGAGCGTTTCTCGGAAACCTCAATCAGACAATTCTGGAACTCGAGGGTACCGACCTTAATGGAATCGGCATATCCGACGTAACCTTCCGTTTCCGCGCTATCTCCGATGCCTCCGATTTTCGTTGTCGTCAGCGGCTTGATGCCGGCCCTTTCAGCCATCTTTTTATTGATGAGCAGTCCTGACGCGCCGGTATCAAGAAGCAATCTTCCGGACTGGCCGTTTACCTTTACCTCCAAGCCGTAACCATGAAGATGCTTAGGATCAGTCATCATGACTTTCAGGTCGGTTTGGGTCGCCGTGAGTTCGCTCACCAGTTTGCACGATTGTTGCGGCACTTTTTCCTGCTCTTGCAGCGATGAAAGAGAGCGTTGCATCCTTTTGCGAGTGTCGGTGTCGTCGTTGCCCGGTTTTGCAAGGTAATCCTGAAGCAATTTGATTCGCTCCGAACGGCTCACGGTTCTCAGCCACCGCCCCTGGATGTCGGGATCATCCGGGTCAAGAGCATGGGCCTTTTCCAGCATGGTTTTTGCGCGCGCATGAAAAGAAAGGGCATCGTATAAGCGTGCCAGGCCCAAATAGGCGCGTGCCTCGGGATGGGTTGTGTTTACTGTTCTAAGAAATTCTTTTTCACTCTCCCCCATCTTGGCCTGCCGGAAATAGACTTCTCCTAGGGCCGTATGTGCAGCCAACGACTCAGGGACCTCAGCCACTCCCTTACTGGCGGTGTCATAGGCCGCTTCCACTTTCTCCTGCTTAAGGTATGCCCGCGCCAGACCGGCGTAGGCTTCCCCCGACTTCGGATCGTGTTGCAGCGCAGTCTGATAACTCTCAATGGCAGCATCGAACTTTCCAGTGCGGTAAGCCTGCAGTCCCTGCACGAGTAAGTCTGACAGCGACTTCTGCGGCGGTGCTTGAGCGGAAGAAGCGTCTTGCGCTCTTAGAGTGATGGCAAGAAAAAATAGA from Terriglobales bacterium includes the following:
- the leuC gene encoding 3-isopropylmalate dehydratase large subunit translates to MSKPKTLFEKVWDAHTVVHPEGEPAALYIDLHLIHEVTSPQAFEGLRTAKRKVRRPDLTVATIDHNVPTTANERLRIQDPISAKQIETLRHNCSEFDVQLFDIGSAEQGIVHVIGPEMGLTQPGMIIVCGDSHTSTHGAFGALAFGIGTSEVEHVLATQCLPQHKPHTMEIRVKGALPETVGAKDLALGIIAQIKTDGATGHVIEYAGEAVRSLTMEGRLTLCNMSIEGGARAGMIAPDDTTFAYLEGRRFAPKGKAWNEALDYWRSLPTDAGAKFDTTVEIDAAKLAPFVTWGTNPGMAAPVTSRVPSPQDAKNDSDRKATERALEYMGLKPGVNLEDISVDRVFIGSCTNGRIEDLRAAARVLRGYKINPHVRAMVVPGSQVVKQAAEREGLDSIFRAAGFEWRESGCSMCLGMNPDILASGERCASTSNRNFEGRQGAGGRTHLVSPMMAAAAAVTGHFTDIRNWEFKD
- the leuD gene encoding 3-isopropylmalate dehydratase small subunit, yielding MEAFRTHTGLPVPLDRDDVDTDQIIPKQFLKRIERSGYGDFLFYDWRYLSPEKPRPDFVLNSPRYKGASILIAGRNFGCGSSREHAAWALADYGIRVVIASTYADIFRNNAGKNGLLAVVLTPEQVAEITQRAQTREGYRLAVSLEDMTVKDDAGFQASFQIEAFTRYCLLEGLDDIGLTLRHQPQIEAYEASRKAKSWLPAVR
- a CDS encoding TrmH family RNA methyltransferase, yielding MEIPAVVIIDPKYPHNVGAAIRACACFEVKSLVWTGERVNPAKYSRLPREERMKGYKHVDFRNDERPFELLPKDCVPVCVEVFENSEPLTTFEHPENAVYVFGPEDGRVPQVIRRLCHRFLHIPAHFCLNLSAAINVVLAHRLMSRQLAGKAPILPLREMLVEVRGRVPTPNMDEVGWDGK
- a CDS encoding alkaline phosphatase family protein gives rise to the protein MTKMIKLKTVLLTGIFLLAAATTPRLYAGDHDGGRDDDHGIRHVLLISVDGMHALDFANCAKGISGVNGGKPYCPHLAQLSQNGVSYIQASSSKPSDSFPGLLAQLTGGSPRSTGVFYDVSYDRSLSPPVKDTANGIPGGACPGQIGTPVGFDESDDFDLSKLDGAGGINPDFLPRDPSKGCAPVFPHQFLRVNTIFEVVKAAGGYTAWTDKHPAYELVKGPSGNGLNDFYGPEINSIPVPLPQIAGCSPLPDQAAATPGDDWTTSFQNIQCYDTLHVRATLNQIDGKTHDGSAAAPVPNVFGFNFQAVSVGQKLVEKVIGQTGGYKDALGRPSDGLLSEIEFVDKSIGQLVAELKKQDLLESTLIIVSAKHGQSAIDPHRVLRIPADNPADSSPATILGPLVAQSIEDDESLIWLADQSQTESAVATLEANADKAGIGEILSGPYINLFFNPADKDPRTPDIIVTPHVGVVYTGKKKKVAEHGGFNQDDTHVLLLVANPGLSPVTVSSPVETSQIAPTILKALGLDPRELQAVRKEGTQTLPGLHLPAGDLH
- a CDS encoding aspartyl protease family protein, whose product is MKHFLFEFFLLFFLAITLRAQDASSAQAPPQKSLSDLLVQGLQAYRTGKFDAAIESYQTALQHDPKSGEAYAGLARAYLKQEKVEAAYDTASKGVAEVPESLAAHTALGEVYFRQAKMGESEKEFLRTVNTTHPEARAYLGLARLYDALSFHARAKTMLEKAHALDPDDPDIQGRWLRTVSRSERIKLLQDYLAKPGNDDTDTRKRMQRSLSSLQEQEKVPQQSCKLVSELTATQTDLKVMMTDPKHLHGYGLEVKVNGQSGRLLLDTGASGLLINKKMAERAGIKPLTTTKIGGIGDSAETEGYVGYADSIKVGTLEFQNCLIEVSEKRSVLDDDGLIGADVFRDYLVVLDFPNQKLKLEELPKRPDEKEGTASLSTNSDNEEDSAATPEPHDPYVAPEMQSYTKIWRFGHFLLIPTTVADLAPKKMFLIDTGFPTSQISLEAAREVKRLYESNARIRGLSGSVKHVYTTSDIALEFGNLRKENDAITAFDLSKTSRYPGTEVSGILGITALGFTAMKIDYRDGLVYFDYDKSHWRGIPLTDFSKGSKP